A genomic window from Agreia sp. COWG includes:
- a CDS encoding SURF1 family cytochrome oxidase biogenesis protein → MRRPRWIAMLVLALAIAAIFAALGQWQLERAVSSGQVDDRPTETVEPLASLAVPQQPVLSAEAAQRVSTSGVFEPADYGILADRLNGGTSGFWVIGHLAVDEPGAPALAVALGWAPDREAAVSARDALAAEPRASAPQAIEGRYVDPDAPNVDDAEKAKGSDYDITTMSPAALVNIWTALGPDTDIYGGYVIAESAPAGLDVIDAPEPDRSVELNWLNIFYAVEWVIFAGFAVFLWYRLAKDAWEREKEELEELALEASAQPPIDHAIH, encoded by the coding sequence ATGCGGCGTCCCCGCTGGATAGCCATGCTGGTGCTCGCCCTGGCCATCGCTGCTATTTTCGCGGCCCTCGGCCAGTGGCAGCTCGAGCGTGCCGTCTCGTCGGGCCAGGTAGATGACAGGCCCACCGAGACGGTCGAGCCGCTCGCGTCGCTCGCGGTCCCGCAGCAGCCCGTGCTCTCGGCCGAGGCTGCCCAGCGCGTATCGACCTCGGGCGTCTTCGAGCCGGCGGATTACGGAATCCTGGCCGACAGGCTCAACGGCGGCACTTCGGGCTTCTGGGTGATCGGTCACCTCGCGGTCGACGAGCCCGGTGCTCCGGCGCTTGCCGTCGCCCTCGGCTGGGCTCCCGACCGAGAGGCGGCCGTCTCGGCGCGTGACGCGTTAGCCGCCGAGCCGCGCGCATCCGCACCCCAGGCCATCGAGGGGCGTTACGTCGACCCGGATGCGCCCAACGTTGACGACGCGGAGAAAGCAAAGGGGAGCGACTACGACATCACGACGATGAGCCCGGCCGCTCTCGTGAATATCTGGACGGCGCTCGGCCCCGACACAGATATCTACGGTGGCTACGTCATCGCCGAGTCGGCTCCCGCCGGGCTCGACGTGATCGATGCGCCCGAGCCTGATCGTTCGGTCGAACTGAACTGGCTGAACATCTTCTACGCCGTGGAATGGGTCATCTTCGCCGGCTTTGCGGTGTTCCTCTGGTACCGCCTCGCCAAGGATGCCTGGGAGCGTGAGAAGGAGGAACTCGAGGAGCTCGCCCTCGAGGCTTCGGCGCAGCCTCCCATCGACCACGCAATACACTAG
- a CDS encoding cation:proton antiporter — protein MHFGPDLLILGTLFVIAYILGRLGKTIGLPAIPIYMAVGLIASPNFHFFPLEFEHTEYIELMAVFGLILLLFNLGLEFDQDEFFSNAGKLIVSGGSYIALNMGAGFAFGFMLGWGTREALIVAGITATSSSAIVTKLLIELKRLANPETPMILGVTVVEDIFIAIYLAIVSVVLSGETEIWPVVGKLGIAFLFLVVMFSVARWGGKYVSRLFRTKDDELFTILFFGLAIMFGGIGEILGVTDAIGAFLIGLVLGASRYRNRIEHIAIPLRDVFGAFFFLNFGLGLDPTKFAPVILPVLGAVLMTVVLNAGAGQFVAWLNKLGPQAGINASVILQNRGEFALILATLSLSAGLDERIQPFAGLYVLIMAIMGPIVAANSERIGAVVLRSRSRPAATGQKSKKMRDPMLDEEFALVAAATAGVDVSFPRADDDPMVTDPVADTGIDGGGLAVDSNGTTGEPAPRAGISTQEPAASDVDALIEQAMRQSDHDGSRERDSEY, from the coding sequence ATGCACTTCGGGCCCGATCTCCTCATCCTCGGCACCCTGTTCGTCATCGCCTACATCCTCGGTCGGCTGGGCAAGACGATCGGGCTGCCCGCCATCCCGATCTATATGGCCGTGGGCCTCATCGCGAGCCCCAACTTCCACTTCTTCCCACTCGAGTTCGAGCACACCGAATACATCGAACTCATGGCCGTCTTCGGCCTCATCCTGTTGCTGTTCAACCTGGGGCTCGAGTTCGATCAAGACGAGTTCTTCTCGAACGCGGGCAAGCTCATCGTGTCTGGCGGCTCCTACATCGCGCTGAACATGGGCGCTGGCTTCGCATTCGGCTTCATGCTCGGATGGGGAACCCGGGAGGCCCTCATCGTGGCCGGCATCACGGCCACGAGTTCGAGTGCCATCGTCACGAAGCTCCTCATCGAGCTGAAGCGTCTCGCCAACCCCGAGACGCCCATGATCCTCGGCGTGACGGTGGTAGAAGACATCTTCATCGCCATCTACCTGGCCATCGTCTCGGTGGTGCTCTCGGGCGAGACCGAGATCTGGCCCGTCGTGGGCAAGCTCGGCATCGCCTTCCTCTTCCTCGTCGTGATGTTCTCTGTGGCGCGCTGGGGCGGAAAGTACGTCTCGCGACTCTTCCGCACCAAAGACGACGAGCTCTTCACCATCCTGTTCTTCGGCCTTGCCATCATGTTCGGCGGCATCGGCGAGATCCTCGGCGTGACGGATGCGATCGGGGCGTTCCTGATCGGCCTCGTGCTGGGCGCGTCCCGCTACCGCAACCGCATCGAGCACATCGCGATCCCGCTGCGCGATGTCTTCGGCGCCTTCTTCTTCCTGAATTTCGGCCTCGGGCTCGATCCCACGAAGTTCGCACCCGTGATCCTGCCGGTGCTCGGGGCTGTGCTCATGACGGTTGTTCTCAACGCGGGTGCAGGTCAATTCGTGGCGTGGCTGAACAAGCTGGGGCCGCAGGCGGGCATCAATGCCAGCGTGATCCTGCAGAACCGTGGGGAGTTCGCCCTCATCCTGGCGACACTCTCGTTGTCGGCCGGTCTCGATGAGCGCATCCAGCCTTTTGCCGGACTCTACGTGCTTATCATGGCGATCATGGGTCCGATCGTCGCGGCAAACTCGGAGCGCATCGGCGCGGTCGTGCTGCGGTCGCGGTCACGACCGGCGGCCACGGGGCAGAAGTCGAAGAAGATGCGCGATCCGATGCTCGACGAGGAATTCGCTCTGGTCGCTGCGGCCACCGCCGGTGTGGACGTCTCCTTTCCCCGAGCCGACGACGATCCGATGGTCACCGACCCGGTGGCCGACACCGGTATCGACGGTGGGGGTCTGGCCGTCGATAGCAACGGCACGACGGGTGAGCCCGCGCCGCGTGCGGGAATCTCCACCCAGGAACCGGCGGCATCCGATGTCGACGCGCTCATCGAGCAGGCAATGAGGCAGTCGGATCACGACGGAAGCCGCGAGAGGGACAGCGAATATTGA
- a CDS encoding cation:proton antiporter regulatory subunit has protein sequence MVDVRRVKLPGVGVLHTFITADGGKVGVIAHRSGHSDLITFSDEDNTSDSAKVSLRLSEDEAHTLAELLGGTQITESLSALDQIPGLSIDWFTVDYEDHIAGQALGSTAERDIVGLTVVAVVRGESANPAPAPDFRVFPGDTLVVAGSPEKVAKAFNFFRTGEMRQKSGAIDGPPGG, from the coding sequence ATGGTCGATGTGCGGCGAGTAAAGCTCCCCGGTGTCGGGGTGCTGCACACCTTCATCACCGCAGACGGGGGGAAGGTCGGCGTCATCGCCCACCGCTCCGGTCACAGCGACCTGATCACGTTCTCCGACGAGGACAACACCAGCGACTCCGCCAAGGTCTCGTTGAGACTCAGCGAAGACGAAGCTCACACGCTGGCCGAGCTTCTGGGCGGCACGCAGATCACGGAATCCCTCAGCGCCCTCGACCAGATTCCCGGCCTGAGCATCGACTGGTTCACGGTCGACTACGAAGACCACATCGCCGGGCAGGCACTGGGCAGCACTGCCGAGCGTGACATCGTCGGGCTCACGGTCGTGGCCGTGGTTCGCGGGGAATCGGCGAATCCGGCGCCGGCACCCGATTTTCGGGTCTTCCCGGGCGACACTCTCGTCGTCGCCGGTTCGCCGGAGAAGGTCGCCAAGGCCTTCAACTTCTTCCGCACGGGTGAGATGCGCCAGAAAAGCGGTGCCATCGACGGTCCGCCCGGGGGCTAA
- a CDS encoding glycerol-3-phosphate dehydrogenase/oxidase codes for MARTSTVSLSTKLGPEEREAAIEALKTKELDILVVGGGIVGAGSALDAVTRGLSVGIVEARDWSSGTSSRSSKLVHGGVRYLEQLNFRLVREALIERGLLLQRIAPHLVKPVRFLIPLKRRFIDRFYIGAGMVLYDLFSYTGGRPPGVPHHRHLTRGQVQRAIPSMAHDALIGGITYYDAQVDDARYGASVVRTASAYGAHAANRVRVEGFIKVGQRVVGVNAHDLQTGEKFEIRAKQVVNATGVWTDDTQAMVGERGQFKVRASKGIHLVVPRDRFQSSMGLLLRTEKSVLFVIPWGRHWLVGTTDTDWHLDKAHPAATAADIDYVLEHVNEVLTVPLTRDDVEGVYAGLRPLLAGESDQTSKLSREHLVAHSVPGLVVIAGGKWTTYRVMAKDAIDAAVSALDGKIPASVTEDIALVGAEGYQAAWNKRAKIARKFGVHTVRIEHLLNRFGTLTDELLDLITENPELAQPLPGADDYLAAEVVYAASHEGALHLEDVLARRTRISIEAWDRGVSAAPVAARLMAGVLGWDEARIEREVANYLKRVAAERASQEQPDDISADRIRLEAPDIAAAG; via the coding sequence ATGGCCCGCACGAGCACCGTATCCCTCTCGACGAAACTCGGTCCCGAGGAACGAGAGGCCGCTATCGAGGCCCTGAAGACGAAGGAACTCGACATCCTCGTCGTGGGCGGCGGAATCGTGGGCGCCGGAAGTGCGCTCGACGCGGTCACGCGCGGCCTGAGCGTGGGGATCGTCGAGGCGAGGGATTGGTCGAGCGGCACGAGCTCGCGCTCGTCGAAGCTCGTGCACGGTGGCGTGCGCTACCTCGAGCAGCTGAACTTCCGCCTCGTTCGCGAGGCCCTCATCGAACGCGGGCTGCTGCTGCAGCGCATTGCGCCGCACCTCGTGAAGCCCGTGCGCTTTCTCATTCCGCTGAAGCGCCGCTTCATCGACCGCTTCTACATCGGTGCCGGCATGGTGCTCTACGACCTCTTCTCTTACACCGGCGGGCGCCCGCCCGGAGTTCCTCACCACCGTCACCTGACGCGCGGTCAGGTGCAGCGGGCCATCCCGAGCATGGCTCACGACGCCCTCATCGGCGGCATCACGTACTACGACGCGCAGGTCGACGACGCCCGCTACGGCGCCAGCGTCGTGCGAACGGCGTCGGCGTACGGGGCCCACGCCGCGAACCGAGTGCGAGTCGAGGGATTCATCAAGGTGGGTCAGCGGGTCGTCGGCGTGAACGCACACGACCTGCAGACGGGCGAGAAGTTCGAGATCCGAGCCAAGCAGGTCGTCAATGCGACGGGGGTCTGGACCGATGACACCCAGGCCATGGTCGGCGAGCGCGGCCAGTTCAAGGTGCGCGCGTCGAAGGGCATCCACCTCGTCGTACCACGCGATCGCTTCCAGTCGTCGATGGGGCTGCTGCTGCGCACAGAGAAGAGCGTGCTCTTCGTGATCCCGTGGGGTCGGCACTGGCTCGTGGGCACGACAGACACCGACTGGCACCTCGACAAGGCGCACCCGGCCGCGACGGCCGCCGACATCGACTACGTGCTCGAGCACGTCAACGAGGTCTTGACCGTGCCGCTCACCCGCGACGACGTCGAGGGTGTCTACGCGGGTCTGCGTCCGCTGCTCGCCGGCGAGAGCGACCAGACCTCCAAACTCTCGCGTGAGCACCTGGTGGCCCACTCCGTTCCGGGGCTCGTGGTGATCGCCGGGGGCAAATGGACCACGTACCGGGTGATGGCGAAAGACGCGATCGATGCGGCGGTGTCGGCCCTCGACGGAAAGATCCCCGCTTCCGTGACGGAGGACATCGCCCTCGTCGGCGCAGAGGGATACCAGGCTGCCTGGAACAAGCGGGCGAAGATCGCCCGCAAGTTCGGAGTGCACACCGTGCGTATCGAACACCTGCTCAATCGCTTCGGCACCCTCACCGACGAGCTGCTCGACCTCATCACCGAGAACCCCGAGCTGGCACAGCCCCTTCCCGGCGCCGACGACTACCTGGCCGCCGAGGTCGTCTACGCAGCGAGCCACGAAGGTGCCCTTCACCTCGAAGACGTGCTCGCCCGTCGCACCCGCATCTCCATCGAGGCCTGGGATAGGGGCGTGTCCGCCGCCCCCGTGGCGGCGAGGCTCATGGCCGGAGTGCTCGGCTGGGACGAGGCGCGCATCGAGCGCGAGGTCGCCAACTACCTGAAGCGGGTCGCGGCTGAGCGTGCGAGCCAGGAGCAGCCCGACGACATCTCGGCCGATCGCATCCGTCTCGAGGCGCCGGACATCGCGGCCGCGGGATAG
- a CDS encoding GuaB3 family IMP dehydrogenase-related protein, which yields MEIEIGRNKRGRRVYAFDDIAVVPSRRTRDPHDVSINWTIDAYHFDIPVLAAPMDSVVSPATAIRMGQLGGLGVLDLEGVWTRYENPEPLLEEIRSLAPDTATARMREIYAEPIKPELVTARLAEIRAAGVTVAAALSPQRTQELYETVVAAGVDLFVIRGTTVSAEHVSKNTEPLNLKKFIYELDVPVIVGGAATYTAALHLMRTGAAGVLVGFGGGAASTTRATLGIHAPMATAVADVAGARRDYMDESGGRYVHVIADGGLGTSGDIVKAISVGADAVMLGTALARATDAPGGGYHWGSEAHHTQLPRGNRVHVGQVAPLDEILNGPSPVADGTANLMGALRRSMATTGYSDLKEFQRIEVVVAPYLTH from the coding sequence ATGGAAATCGAAATCGGCCGGAACAAGCGGGGCCGTCGTGTCTACGCTTTCGACGACATCGCGGTCGTGCCCTCGAGGCGCACCCGTGATCCGCATGATGTGTCCATCAACTGGACCATCGACGCCTACCACTTCGACATCCCGGTGCTGGCTGCACCGATGGACTCCGTCGTGTCTCCTGCGACGGCGATCCGCATGGGCCAGCTCGGCGGCCTCGGCGTGCTCGACCTCGAGGGCGTGTGGACTCGCTACGAGAACCCCGAGCCGCTGCTCGAGGAGATCCGCAGCCTGGCGCCTGATACCGCGACGGCCCGCATGCGCGAGATCTACGCCGAGCCCATCAAGCCCGAGCTCGTCACCGCGAGGCTCGCCGAGATCCGCGCCGCCGGCGTCACCGTGGCCGCGGCCCTGTCGCCGCAGCGCACCCAGGAGCTCTACGAGACGGTCGTGGCGGCCGGCGTCGACCTCTTCGTCATTCGCGGCACCACGGTGTCGGCGGAACACGTGTCGAAGAACACGGAGCCGCTCAACCTGAAGAAGTTCATCTACGAGCTCGACGTTCCCGTCATCGTCGGCGGGGCAGCGACCTACACGGCCGCGCTGCACCTGATGCGCACCGGAGCCGCCGGCGTTCTGGTGGGGTTCGGCGGCGGAGCCGCATCGACCACCCGCGCGACCCTGGGCATCCATGCGCCGATGGCCACGGCCGTCGCCGATGTCGCCGGCGCTCGCCGCGACTATATGGACGAGTCGGGCGGACGCTACGTGCACGTGATCGCCGACGGTGGCCTCGGAACCTCGGGTGACATCGTGAAGGCCATTTCTGTCGGCGCCGACGCCGTGATGCTCGGTACCGCACTCGCGAGGGCCACCGATGCGCCGGGTGGCGGATACCACTGGGGCAGCGAGGCCCACCACACGCAGCTTCCGCGGGGAAACCGCGTTCACGTGGGCCAGGTCGCTCCGCTCGACGAGATCTTGAACGGCCCGTCGCCCGTTGCCGATGGAACGGCGAACCTCATGGGCGCCCTGCGTAGGTCGATGGCGACGACCGGCTACTCCGACCTCAAGGAGTTCCAGCGCATCGAAGTGGTTGTGGCCCCGTACCTCACGCATTAG
- the guaB gene encoding IMP dehydrogenase — protein sequence MDQTDPFGFIGLTYDDVMLLPGHTDVIPSEADTSSRLSRRIEVATPLLSAAMDTVTESRMAVAMARQGGLGILHRNLSISDQAGQVDLVKRSESGMVTDPVTTTADATVAEVDALCGHFRVSGLPVVDQSGVLVGIITNRDMRFVSPFEKATTLVRDVMTKAPLITGRQGIDPDDAIAIFAQHKIEKLPIVDEQGRLTGLITVKDFDKSEKYPFATKDAAGRLRVGAAIGFFGDAWQRATALLEAGVDVIVVDTANGDSAGVLEIIRRLKRDSAFESVDVIGGNVATRSGAQALVDAGADAIKVGVGPGSICTTRVVAGVGVPQVTAVYEASLAAKPHGIPVIADGGLQYSGDIAKALVAGADTVMLGSLLAGCDESPGDLVFVNGKQYKNYRGMGSLGALQTRGEKTSYSKDRYFQSDVPSDDKLIPEGIEGQVPYRGPLASVAYQLAGGLRQSMFYTGARTIPELKEKGRFVRITAAGLKESHPHDVQMVVEAPNYRR from the coding sequence TTGGACCAGACGGATCCGTTCGGCTTTATCGGACTGACGTATGACGACGTGATGCTCCTTCCGGGCCACACCGACGTGATCCCCAGCGAGGCTGACACCTCTTCGCGGCTCAGCCGTCGTATAGAGGTGGCGACACCGCTGCTCAGTGCGGCAATGGACACCGTTACCGAGTCGCGCATGGCGGTCGCCATGGCGCGTCAGGGTGGCCTCGGCATCCTGCACCGCAACCTCTCCATCTCTGACCAGGCCGGTCAGGTCGACCTCGTCAAGCGCAGCGAATCGGGCATGGTTACCGATCCGGTAACGACGACGGCCGATGCCACAGTGGCCGAGGTCGACGCGCTGTGCGGGCACTTCCGCGTGTCGGGGCTCCCGGTCGTCGACCAGTCGGGCGTGCTCGTCGGAATCATCACGAATCGCGACATGCGCTTCGTTTCGCCGTTCGAGAAGGCCACCACGCTCGTTCGTGACGTCATGACGAAGGCGCCCCTGATCACGGGCCGTCAGGGCATCGACCCAGACGATGCGATCGCCATCTTCGCTCAGCACAAGATCGAGAAGCTTCCCATCGTCGACGAGCAGGGGCGACTCACAGGGCTGATCACCGTCAAAGACTTCGACAAGAGCGAGAAGTATCCTTTCGCCACAAAAGACGCCGCGGGGCGCCTTCGCGTCGGGGCAGCCATCGGATTCTTCGGTGACGCGTGGCAGCGCGCGACCGCTCTTCTCGAGGCCGGCGTCGACGTGATCGTGGTCGATACCGCGAACGGCGACAGCGCAGGAGTGCTCGAGATCATCCGCAGGCTCAAGCGAGACAGCGCGTTCGAGTCGGTCGACGTCATCGGGGGCAACGTCGCCACCCGCTCGGGCGCTCAGGCCCTGGTGGATGCCGGTGCCGACGCCATCAAGGTCGGGGTCGGTCCCGGATCCATCTGTACCACCCGCGTCGTCGCGGGTGTGGGCGTGCCACAGGTGACGGCCGTCTACGAAGCGTCGCTCGCGGCGAAGCCGCACGGCATCCCGGTGATCGCCGACGGCGGGCTGCAGTACTCGGGCGACATCGCCAAGGCCCTCGTGGCCGGAGCGGACACGGTGATGCTCGGCTCCCTTCTGGCCGGATGCGACGAGAGCCCGGGTGACCTGGTCTTCGTGAACGGCAAGCAGTACAAGAACTACCGCGGCATGGGCTCGCTCGGTGCCTTGCAGACGCGGGGTGAGAAGACCTCCTATTCCAAGGACCGCTACTTCCAGTCCGACGTTCCGAGCGACGACAAGCTCATCCCCGAGGGAATCGAGGGTCAGGTTCCCTATCGTGGCCCGCTTGCGAGCGTGGCGTACCAGCTCGCCGGGGGCCTTCGGCAGTCGATGTTCTACACGGGTGCGCGTACCATCCCCGAACTCAAGGAGAAGGGCCGCTTCGTGCGAATCACCGCGGCGGGCCTCAAGGAGTCCCACCCGCACGATGTGCAGATGGTCGTCGAGGCCCCGAACTACCGCAGATAG
- a CDS encoding branched-chain amino acid ABC transporter permease encodes MLAGIRPGQSARLIAMLIAFVVLCLSVALGGSAVGASAAETTVSTSTTSEQSILVWVRTDADKVGVANVSVTVDGDSGTVTGVTGADGKAVVPVPEPGTFTVTIDEDALPAGTGYPRPSTNPATVEVYEGNTEVPAIFFLSPDNAKGATAAPTTEATTPATPAPGGTDETGTTTAPVTADTFWLRFWPQLVTGLIFGLLIALAAIGASLIYGTTGLNNFAHGELVTFGALMAYFFSGILGLPAVIAIPIAMILGGLFGWAQDAGIWRPLRKRGLGLIPMMIVTIGLSLALRYTFVLLFGPDRLTLPNSTKPFLVIGSVSLKFTDVAGAVIAIVVILSVAFVLTKTKIGKAMRAVADNRALASASGINVERVIRVVWVGSGALAALAGVYVGYYQSLRWDTGASILLLIFAAITLGGLGSAYGALVGAVAIGLIMNLSTLWIPENLKFVAPLVLMIIILLVRPQGILGRKERVG; translated from the coding sequence TTGCTCGCTGGCATTAGACCCGGGCAGTCGGCTCGATTGATCGCGATGCTCATCGCGTTCGTCGTTCTCTGTCTATCCGTCGCCCTCGGAGGATCCGCCGTCGGCGCGTCCGCCGCGGAGACCACAGTTTCCACGTCCACCACGTCCGAGCAGTCGATCCTGGTGTGGGTGAGAACGGATGCCGACAAGGTCGGTGTCGCGAATGTCTCCGTCACGGTCGACGGCGACAGCGGCACCGTCACCGGCGTCACTGGCGCCGACGGCAAGGCCGTCGTCCCGGTGCCCGAACCCGGCACCTTCACGGTCACCATCGACGAAGACGCGCTGCCGGCCGGGACCGGCTACCCGCGGCCCTCGACCAATCCCGCCACGGTCGAGGTGTACGAGGGCAACACCGAGGTGCCGGCCATCTTCTTCCTCTCGCCCGACAACGCGAAGGGTGCCACCGCAGCACCCACCACCGAGGCGACGACTCCGGCGACTCCGGCGCCCGGTGGCACCGATGAGACGGGCACCACGACGGCACCCGTCACGGCCGATACGTTCTGGTTGCGATTCTGGCCCCAGCTCGTGACCGGCCTGATCTTCGGACTGCTCATAGCCCTCGCCGCGATCGGCGCCTCGCTCATCTATGGCACGACCGGCCTCAACAACTTCGCCCACGGTGAGCTGGTGACGTTCGGCGCGTTGATGGCCTACTTCTTCTCGGGGATCCTCGGGCTGCCGGCGGTGATCGCGATTCCCATCGCGATGATCCTCGGCGGGCTCTTCGGCTGGGCTCAGGACGCCGGAATCTGGCGACCGCTGCGCAAGCGCGGACTCGGCCTGATCCCGATGATGATCGTCACCATCGGGCTCTCCCTCGCCCTTCGCTACACGTTCGTTCTGCTCTTCGGCCCCGACCGTCTGACGCTCCCCAACAGCACCAAGCCGTTCCTCGTGATCGGCTCCGTGAGCCTCAAGTTCACCGACGTGGCCGGCGCGGTCATCGCGATCGTCGTCATCCTCAGCGTCGCCTTCGTGCTCACGAAGACCAAGATCGGTAAGGCGATGCGTGCCGTGGCCGATAACCGGGCGCTCGCGTCGGCATCCGGCATCAACGTGGAACGCGTCATCCGCGTCGTCTGGGTCGGCTCCGGCGCCCTGGCGGCCCTCGCCGGCGTCTACGTCGGCTACTACCAGTCGCTGCGATGGGACACTGGCGCATCGATCCTGTTGCTGATCTTCGCGGCGATCACCCTGGGTGGGCTGGGCTCCGCCTATGGTGCCCTTGTCGGTGCCGTGGCCATCGGCCTCATCATGAACCTGTCGACTCTCTGGATTCCTGAGAACCTCAAGTTCGTCGCCCCACTCGTGCTCATGATCATCATTCTGCTCGTCCGGCCACAGGGCATCCTGGGCCGCAAAGAGCGAGTCGGCTAG
- a CDS encoding branched-chain amino acid ABC transporter permease: MNGNFIWLAIGQIFDPTVAAYALATIGLVIHFGFTGLLNFGQAGFMAVGGYCFAITSVIYDWPLWGSFLAAIAGATVFALILGIPTLRLRADYLSIVTIAAAEIIRLSVKTPEFSEVTGGSEGINGAAKAFNAINPLPEGRFGIMGTPLVYNQDQWWIRIVGWGLVALACLLVFLLMRSPWGRVIMGIREDEDAVRSLGKNVFSYKIQALILGGVLGGLAGVVFILPRSLQPDNYGTQLTFFLYTIMLLGGAATVFGPVVGSIIFWVTLSLTDGLLSLGIDAGVLPLTTTQTGPIRFIIVGVALMLLVIFRPQGIFGKKKDLHFA, translated from the coding sequence ATGAACGGCAATTTCATCTGGCTCGCAATCGGGCAGATCTTCGATCCCACCGTCGCGGCGTATGCGTTGGCCACCATCGGTCTCGTCATCCACTTCGGCTTCACCGGCCTGCTGAACTTCGGCCAGGCCGGGTTCATGGCCGTCGGCGGCTACTGCTTCGCCATCACCTCGGTGATCTACGACTGGCCGCTCTGGGGGTCGTTCCTCGCGGCCATCGCCGGAGCCACCGTCTTCGCGTTGATCCTCGGAATACCGACCCTGAGACTCAGGGCCGACTATCTGAGCATCGTGACCATCGCGGCGGCCGAGATCATCCGATTGTCGGTCAAGACACCGGAGTTCTCAGAGGTCACCGGCGGCTCCGAGGGCATCAACGGTGCGGCGAAGGCATTCAACGCCATCAACCCGCTGCCAGAGGGCCGCTTCGGCATCATGGGAACCCCACTCGTGTACAACCAAGACCAGTGGTGGATCCGCATCGTCGGCTGGGGACTCGTCGCCCTCGCCTGTCTCCTCGTGTTCCTCCTGATGCGCAGCCCCTGGGGCCGCGTCATCATGGGCATCCGTGAAGACGAAGACGCCGTGCGCTCACTCGGCAAGAACGTCTTCTCGTACAAGATCCAGGCACTGATCCTCGGTGGCGTGCTCGGAGGCCTGGCCGGGGTGGTGTTCATCCTTCCCCGCTCGCTACAACCAGACAACTACGGCACCCAGCTCACGTTCTTCTTGTACACGATCATGCTGCTCGGTGGGGCGGCGACCGTGTTCGGCCCCGTGGTGGGTTCCATCATCTTCTGGGTCACCCTGTCCCTCACCGACGGACTCCTCAGCCTCGGCATCGACGCCGGCGTCCTGCCGCTCACGACCACGCAGACGGGCCCGATCCGTTTCATCATCGTGGGTGTCGCCCTCATGCTCCTCGTGATCTTCCGACCACAAGGAATCTTCGGCAAGAAGAAGGATCTGCATTTTGCCTGA
- a CDS encoding ABC transporter ATP-binding protein encodes MPEKTLVSDITDDVIAPGVKKKDPIVTAHGVSRRFGGLTAVDVAHLEIPRGSITALIGPNGAGKTTFFNLLTGFDKPNTGNWTFKGKSLAGVPAFKVSRMGMVRTFQLTKALGGMTVLENMRLGATKQGGENIFVSLFKPLWKAKEDEITERAMQLLAKFKLDTKKDDYASSLSGGQKKLLEMARALMSSPELVMLDEPMAGVNPALTQSLLGHIMNLKDEGMTVLFVEHDMHMVNTIADWVIVMAEGKVVAEGPPSTVMADPAVIDAYLGAHHASDLGTIEGQLEVAEEMQSDLIRSEVEHDAEAAGLSVPGHAAPPIDPTPASTAAVDGEESK; translated from the coding sequence TTGCCTGAAAAAACTCTCGTATCCGACATCACCGACGACGTGATCGCCCCGGGTGTCAAGAAGAAGGACCCCATCGTCACGGCCCACGGCGTCAGCCGCCGCTTCGGCGGCCTCACCGCTGTGGATGTGGCCCACCTCGAGATCCCCCGCGGCTCGATCACGGCCCTCATCGGCCCCAACGGCGCGGGCAAGACGACGTTCTTCAACCTGCTGACCGGCTTCGACAAGCCGAACACCGGCAACTGGACGTTCAAGGGCAAGAGCCTCGCCGGCGTCCCCGCGTTCAAGGTGTCCCGAATGGGAATGGTGCGCACGTTCCAGCTCACCAAGGCCCTCGGCGGCATGACGGTGCTCGAGAACATGCGCCTCGGCGCCACGAAGCAGGGTGGTGAGAACATCTTCGTCTCGCTGTTCAAGCCGCTGTGGAAGGCCAAGGAAGACGAGATCACCGAGCGCGCCATGCAGTTGCTCGCCAAGTTCAAGCTCGATACCAAGAAAGACGACTACGCGTCGAGCCTCTCCGGCGGCCAGAAGAAGCTCCTCGAGATGGCCCGCGCGCTCATGTCGAGCCCTGAGCTCGTCATGCTCGACGAACCGATGGCCGGGGTCAACCCGGCTCTGACGCAGTCGCTGCTCGGTCACATCATGAACCTGAAAGACGAGGGCATGACAGTGCTGTTCGTCGAGCACGACATGCACATGGTCAACACCATCGCCGACTGGGTGATCGTGATGGCCGAGGGCAAGGTCGTCGCCGAAGGACCGCCATCGACCGTCATGGCCGACCCTGCCGTGATCGACGCCTACCTGGGTGCGCACCACGCATCCGACCTCGGCACGATCGAGGGCCAGCTCGAGGTGGCAGAAGAGATGCAGTCCGACCTCATCCGCTCCGAGGTCGAGCACGACGCGGAGGCGGCCGGCCTGAGCGTTCCGGGACACGCAGCACCGCCGATCGACCCGACGCCCGCCAGCACGGCAGCCGTCGATGGAGAGGAAAGCAAATGA